The following proteins are encoded in a genomic region of Roseinatronobacter sp. S2:
- the tig gene encoding trigger factor, whose protein sequence is MQVTETLNDGLKRGYTITVTAAELEAKVNEKLVEAQPEVEMKGFRKGKVPMALLKKQFGQRLLGEAMQDAVDGAMNKHFEDSGDRPAMQPDVKMTNDDWKEGDDVVVTLNYEALPTIEAPDMSGISLEKPVVKADDAAVDEALQNLAKSAQKFDDKDGAAEDGDQVTMDFLGKIDGEPFDGGAAEDFPLVLGSGQFIPGFEEQLAGVKAGDEKSVTVSFPEEYGAEHLAGKEAVFDCTIKAVKAPAEATIDDALAKQFGADDLAALKAQIVERLEAEYGQASRAILKRGLLDALDTAVTFDLPPSLVEAESKQIAHQLWHDSQTDVDQNDHSHGDIETTEESNKLAVRRVKLGLLLADIGQKAEVEVSDQEMTQAVIAQARQYPGQERQFFEFIQKNPQMQQQLRAPIFEDKVVDHILGQITVSEKEVSKDELQKAIEDLENEV, encoded by the coding sequence ATGCAAGTTACCGAAACCCTGAACGACGGCCTGAAGCGCGGTTATACCATTACTGTGACCGCAGCCGAGCTTGAAGCGAAGGTCAATGAAAAGCTGGTCGAGGCACAGCCCGAAGTCGAGATGAAGGGCTTTCGCAAGGGCAAGGTGCCAATGGCGTTGCTGAAAAAGCAGTTTGGTCAGCGTTTGTTGGGCGAAGCGATGCAAGACGCCGTTGATGGCGCGATGAACAAGCATTTTGAAGACAGCGGCGACCGCCCCGCGATGCAGCCCGACGTCAAAATGACAAATGACGACTGGAAAGAAGGCGACGATGTCGTGGTGACGCTGAACTATGAAGCGCTGCCCACGATTGAAGCCCCCGACATGTCGGGCATTTCGCTGGAAAAGCCTGTGGTCAAGGCAGATGATGCCGCCGTGGACGAAGCCCTGCAAAATCTGGCGAAATCGGCACAGAAATTCGATGACAAGGACGGCGCTGCGGAAGATGGCGATCAGGTCACCATGGATTTCTTGGGCAAGATTGATGGCGAACCCTTTGATGGTGGCGCGGCCGAAGATTTCCCGCTGGTTCTGGGGTCGGGCCAGTTTATTCCCGGTTTCGAAGAACAGCTTGCTGGCGTGAAAGCCGGTGACGAAAAATCCGTGACGGTCAGCTTCCCCGAAGAATACGGCGCGGAACATCTGGCTGGCAAGGAAGCGGTGTTTGATTGCACCATCAAGGCAGTCAAAGCCCCCGCCGAAGCCACCATTGATGACGCGTTGGCAAAACAGTTCGGCGCCGATGATCTGGCCGCCCTGAAGGCCCAGATCGTAGAGCGTCTGGAAGCGGAATACGGGCAGGCATCACGCGCAATTCTGAAGCGCGGGTTGCTGGATGCGCTGGATACGGCGGTCACATTCGATCTGCCCCCGTCGCTGGTTGAAGCGGAAAGCAAGCAGATCGCGCATCAGCTGTGGCATGACAGCCAGACCGATGTTGACCAGAACGACCACAGCCATGGCGACATCGAAACCACCGAAGAAAGCAACAAGCTGGCCGTGCGCCGCGTGAAGCTGGGGCTGCTGCTGGCCGATATCGGTCAGAAAGCGGAAGTCGAAGTCAGCGATCAGGAAATGACGCAGGCCGTCATTGCGCAGGCCCGCCAGTATCCCGGTCAGGAACGCCAGTTTTTCGAGTTCATCCAGAAGAACCCGCAGATGCAGCAACAACTGCGCGCGCCTATCTTTGAAGACAAGGTTGTCGACCACATTCTTGGTCAGATCACCGTGTCCGAAAAAGAGGTCAGCAAGGACGAGTTGCAAAAGGCAATCGAAGATCTGGAGAATGAAGTCTGA
- a CDS encoding MarR family winged helix-turn-helix transcriptional regulator produces the protein MPDGSKSSDDASADSMAVTDTFLRRYIGYRMKRAYVHIHNNAQAAIEGFGMRITTSSALHVVVENPDLSQSQLCLALNIERSRAVLLVDELEKLGLVKRNKVPQDRRSYALRATPAGEALFEKIAARLAQHEDALLAGLSSDEKTQLAVLLDKIERSAVSARNAGA, from the coding sequence ATGCCCGATGGTTCCAAATCCAGTGATGATGCGTCAGCCGACAGCATGGCCGTAACGGACACGTTCCTGCGCCGTTATATCGGCTACCGGATGAAACGCGCCTATGTGCATATTCACAATAATGCGCAAGCCGCGATCGAAGGGTTCGGCATGCGGATTACAACATCATCCGCATTGCATGTCGTTGTTGAAAACCCCGACCTTAGCCAAAGCCAGCTATGCCTTGCGCTGAATATAGAACGTTCGCGCGCGGTGCTGCTGGTTGATGAGCTGGAAAAGCTTGGGCTTGTCAAACGCAACAAGGTGCCACAGGACCGCCGGTCCTATGCGCTGCGGGCGACACCGGCGGGCGAGGCGTTGTTTGAAAAAATTGCGGCGCGTCTGGCGCAGCATGAAGATGCCTTGCTGGCAGGGCTAAGTTCTGACGAAAAGACACAGCTTGCCGTTTTGCTGGACAAGATCGAACGCAGCGCGGTTTCTGCGCGCAATGCCGGTGCCTGA
- a CDS encoding ABC transporter ATP-binding protein, producing the protein MTDTPLLQVSGLTRYFDVSKPWLNRVLEREEKQFLTAAADVDFEIKRGETFALVGESGSGKSTIAKMIVGLVDPSRGRILFDGQEMRFAQGAAMRQLRRRFQMIFQDPFASLNPRWRVGAIIAEPIRTFGIASGADINREVGRLLEVVGLSATDAEKFPHEFSGGQRQRIAIARALSSKPEFIVCDEPTSALDVSVQAQILNLMRDLQDEFGLTYLLISHDLSVVRHMANRIGVLYLGRLVEEADAKRLFTEPQHPYTRMLLDAVPDLALSGRRRKPVTGEIPNPITPPSGCTFHPRCPLVVDICKQQVPAVRTTPTGRAACHLLEESALSSS; encoded by the coding sequence ATGACTGACACCCCTTTGCTACAGGTTTCGGGCCTGACCCGCTATTTCGATGTGTCCAAACCATGGTTGAACCGCGTTCTGGAACGCGAGGAAAAGCAGTTCCTGACCGCCGCCGCCGATGTGGATTTCGAAATCAAGCGGGGCGAGACATTTGCCCTTGTGGGTGAATCCGGTTCGGGCAAATCGACGATTGCCAAAATGATCGTGGGGCTGGTGGACCCGTCGCGCGGGCGTATCCTGTTTGACGGGCAGGAAATGCGATTCGCGCAGGGGGCTGCCATGCGCCAGCTGCGTCGCCGCTTCCAGATGATTTTTCAGGACCCGTTTGCCAGTCTGAATCCGCGCTGGCGTGTGGGGGCCATCATTGCCGAACCCATCCGCACCTTCGGGATTGCCAGCGGTGCGGACATTAACCGCGAGGTCGGGCGCCTGCTGGAAGTGGTGGGCCTGTCCGCAACTGACGCCGAGAAATTCCCGCATGAATTTTCCGGCGGCCAGCGCCAGCGTATCGCCATCGCCCGCGCGCTGTCGTCGAAGCCCGAATTCATCGTGTGTGATGAACCCACATCCGCGCTGGATGTGTCGGTGCAGGCGCAGATTCTGAACCTGATGCGCGATTTGCAGGATGAATTCGGCCTGACCTATTTGCTGATAAGTCATGATCTTAGCGTGGTGCGGCACATGGCCAACCGCATCGGCGTGCTGTATCTGGGCCGGCTGGTCGAGGAAGCGGATGCAAAGCGCCTGTTCACCGAACCGCAACACCCCTATACGCGTATGCTGCTGGATGCGGTGCCCGACCTTGCCTTGTCGGGGCGGCGGCGCAAGCCGGTGACGGGCGAGATTCCGAACCCGATTACCCCGCCTTCGGGCTGCACATTCCATCCACGTTGTCCGCTGGTGGTTGATATCTGCAAACAACAAGTGCCAGCGGTCCGCACAACACCAACCGGCCGCGCCGCGTGCCATTTGCTGGAAGAAAGCGCGCTGTCATCCAGTTGA
- a CDS encoding ABC transporter ATP-binding protein has product MSAPIETTTEKAPLLSVRDLIVEFPTRRGTLRALDRVSFDIAEGEVLGMVGESGAGKSLTGAAIIGLLEPPGRIAGGEIWLRGQRIDNLPREKMRRIRGRRIGMVFQDPLTSLNPLYTVAQQLIETIRTHMDVSDGEARKRAVALLDRVGIPAAARRIDDYPHHFSGGMRQRVVIALALCAEPELVLADEPTTALDVSVQAQIIDVLKEICAERGASVMLITHDMGVIAETADRVAVLYAGRVAEIGPVRDVIQAAEHPYTAGLMGSIPTLTQTAARLTQIPGSMPRLNAIPQGCAFNPRCPKVFDRCRTDRPELIDRDNGRHVSCWLYDSATQQVAHD; this is encoded by the coding sequence ATGTCTGCCCCGATTGAAACAACGACTGAAAAAGCACCGCTGCTGTCGGTGCGCGACCTGATCGTGGAATTCCCCACGCGGCGCGGCACGCTGCGCGCGCTGGACCGTGTGTCCTTCGACATTGCCGAGGGCGAGGTTCTGGGCATGGTGGGCGAATCCGGTGCCGGAAAATCGCTGACAGGGGCTGCCATCATTGGCCTGCTGGAACCGCCGGGGCGCATTGCGGGCGGTGAAATCTGGCTGCGCGGGCAACGGATCGACAACCTGCCGCGCGAGAAAATGCGCCGCATTCGCGGGCGGCGTATCGGCATGGTGTTTCAGGACCCGCTGACCAGTCTGAACCCGCTATACACGGTCGCCCAACAGCTTATTGAAACCATCCGCACGCATATGGATGTGTCGGACGGGGAGGCCCGCAAGCGCGCCGTGGCATTGCTGGACCGTGTTGGCATTCCGGCGGCGGCGCGGCGCATTGATGATTACCCGCATCATTTTTCGGGCGGTATGCGCCAGCGCGTTGTGATTGCCCTTGCGCTATGCGCGGAACCCGAACTGGTGCTTGCGGATGAACCGACCACCGCACTGGATGTGTCGGTGCAGGCGCAGATTATTGATGTCCTGAAAGAAATCTGCGCGGAACGCGGCGCGTCTGTCATGCTGATCACGCATGATATGGGGGTGATTGCCGAAACCGCCGACCGTGTGGCGGTTCTCTATGCAGGGCGCGTGGCCGAAATCGGGCCTGTGCGCGATGTTATTCAGGCGGCTGAACACCCTTATACGGCGGGCCTGATGGGGTCCATTCCGACCCTGACCCAGACCGCAGCGCGCCTGACGCAAATTCCCGGTTCCATGCCGCGGCTGAATGCCATCCCGCAGGGCTGTGCGTTCAACCCGCGCTGTCCGAAAGTGTTTGACCGCTGCCGGACCGACCGACCGGAATTGATAGACCGCGACAACGGGCGGCATGTTTCGTGCTGGCTGTATGATTCCGCAACGCAACAGGTGGCCCATGACTGA
- a CDS encoding ABC transporter permease encodes MTELHKPRPTGRFGRAWDSDIAYSFRQSPVAVVAAVVSLILILGAVFAPLIAPYDPFNPASLNLMDGFTPPMEPNAFTGNVYWLGTDNQGRDVFSTILYGARISLFVGFAAVLFAMTLGITLGLIAGYRGGWVDSLLMRVADVQLTFPSILLALLIFGVARGFIPPAYREAMAIWVLIVAIGLSEWVQYARVVRGATMVEKNKEYVQAARVIGAHPVKILLRHILPNVMGPVLVIATIGLALAIIAEATLSFLGVGVPPTQPSLGTLIRIGQQYLFSGEWWILLFPSITLLALALSVNLLGDWLRDALNPRLR; translated from the coding sequence ATGACCGAGTTACACAAACCGCGCCCCACCGGCCGATTTGGTCGCGCATGGGACAGCGATATTGCCTATTCCTTCCGCCAGTCGCCTGTTGCTGTGGTTGCGGCAGTGGTGTCGCTGATCCTTATCCTTGGGGCCGTATTTGCACCGCTGATTGCACCCTATGATCCGTTCAACCCCGCATCGCTGAACCTGATGGACGGGTTTACCCCGCCGATGGAACCCAATGCATTCACCGGCAATGTCTATTGGCTGGGCACCGACAATCAGGGCCGTGATGTGTTTTCGACCATTCTGTATGGCGCGCGGATTTCGCTGTTTGTGGGGTTTGCGGCGGTGCTGTTTGCGATGACGCTTGGCATAACGCTGGGGCTGATTGCGGGCTATCGCGGGGGCTGGGTGGACAGCCTGCTGATGCGCGTGGCCGATGTGCAGCTGACCTTCCCGTCCATTCTGCTGGCGCTTCTGATTTTCGGTGTGGCGCGGGGGTTCATTCCCCCTGCCTACCGCGAGGCGATGGCCATCTGGGTGCTGATTGTGGCGATTGGCCTGTCGGAATGGGTGCAATATGCCCGCGTTGTGCGCGGGGCCACGATGGTGGAAAAAAACAAGGAATATGTGCAGGCCGCGCGTGTGATTGGCGCACATCCTGTGAAAATCCTGCTGCGCCATATCCTGCCCAATGTGATGGGGCCTGTGCTGGTGATTGCGACCATCGGTCTGGCGCTGGCCATCATTGCCGAAGCGACGCTGTCCTTCCTTGGGGTGGGTGTGCCGCCCACGCAGCCCAGCCTTGGCACGTTGATCCGCATTGGCCAGCAATATCTGTTTTCCGGCGAATGGTGGATATTGCTGTTCCCGTCAATCACGCTTCTGGCGCTGGCACTGTCTGTCAATCTGCTGGGCGACTGGCTGCGTGACGCCCTGAACCCGAGGTTGCGCTGA
- a CDS encoding ABC transporter permease, translated as MLAFILRRVLQSVIVMLTVALVAFSLFRFVGDPIVSMLGQEATLAERAALRDALGLNDPFVVQFFSFVTRAISGDFGISYRLQQPVMELILSRLPATLELALVSGIAAFIFGVGFGVYTALRRGGWLSSSIMTVSLIGVSLPTFLIGVLLIWVFAVELQWLPSFGRGEVVDLDGWWRTGFLTESGRMSLILPAITLGLYQMTLIMRLVRAEMLEVLRADYIKFARARGLSNRAVNFGHALKNTLVPVITITGLQLGSIIAFSIITETVFQWPGVGALFINSVRFVDVPVMAAYLMLIALVFVVINLIVDLLYYLVDPRLRLDRSAAGH; from the coding sequence ATGCTTGCTTTCATCCTGCGACGGGTGCTGCAATCTGTTATCGTCATGCTGACCGTGGCACTGGTGGCGTTTTCGCTGTTTCGTTTCGTGGGTGACCCGATCGTGTCGATGCTGGGTCAGGAAGCAACCCTGGCCGAACGCGCGGCGCTGCGCGATGCGCTGGGGCTGAACGATCCATTTGTGGTGCAGTTCTTCAGTTTCGTGACCCGCGCTATTTCCGGCGATTTCGGCATTTCCTACCGGCTTCAGCAACCTGTCATGGAACTGATCCTGTCGCGCCTGCCTGCCACGCTGGAACTGGCGCTGGTGTCGGGGATTGCGGCGTTTATCTTTGGGGTGGGGTTCGGGGTTTACACGGCGCTGCGCCGTGGCGGCTGGCTGTCCAGTTCCATCATGACCGTGTCGCTGATCGGGGTGTCGCTGCCGACATTTCTGATTGGTGTTTTGCTGATCTGGGTCTTCGCGGTCGAACTGCAATGGTTGCCGTCCTTTGGCCGCGGCGAGGTGGTGGACCTTGACGGCTGGTGGCGCACAGGCTTTCTGACCGAAAGCGGGCGCATGTCGCTGATCCTGCCCGCCATTACGCTGGGCCTGTATCAGATGACGCTGATCATGCGTCTGGTGCGCGCCGAAATGCTGGAAGTGCTGCGCGCCGATTACATCAAATTCGCCCGTGCGCGGGGGCTGTCAAACCGTGCGGTGAATTTCGGCCACGCACTGAAAAACACGCTGGTTCCGGTGATCACCATCACGGGTTTGCAGCTTGGGTCCATCATCGCGTTTTCAATCATCACGGAAACCGTGTTCCAGTGGCCCGGTGTGGGGGCGCTGTTTATCAATTCGGTGCGGTTTGTCGACGTTCCGGTGATGGCCGCATATCTGATGCTGATCGCGCTGGTTTTTGTCGTGATCAACCTGATTGTCGATTTGCTCTATTATCTGGTTGACCCCCGCCTGCGGCTGGACCGCAGCGCGGCAGGTCACTGA
- a CDS encoding ABC transporter substrate-binding protein gives MSIKLNQTGVRARLMLGAAALTLAVAGAANAETLRWARVGDALTLDPHSQNEGPTHTLNHHIYETLVGRAVDGSLTPRLATEWGISEEDDTIWVFQIREGVTFHDGTPMTAEDVVFSLDRARTPPSGMAALHAAVEEVTAVDDTTVHVRLSGPAPLYVQNLTNTFIMSKAWAEENSIEVAPNFAAGEEAHSVRNTNGTGPYMLVERDPEVRTVLQVFDGHWDDAPEVTEIIYTPISEAATRVAALLSGEVDVVQDVPVQDIARLEQTDGIKVVRGPENRNIFFSYDMTSDRLATSDAEDNPFAKPEVREAMALSLDRNAIRQVVMRGESQPSAAPLPPFVNGWTEELDAFGEPDYARAAELVAEAGYPNGFTVDLNCPNDRYLNDEAICQALVGMLARANIRVNLVSQTRSLHFPLIENWDTDFYMLGWGVPTFDSQYVFDFLVHTREGSYGSFNGTRYSNPELDAKIQSLATMTDLEARDAVIAEIWEEVMEERIFLNVHNQMLAYAMRDGITLDVHPENQPRMTTVTFD, from the coding sequence ATGTCGATAAAACTCAACCAGACGGGGGTTCGCGCGCGTCTTATGCTGGGGGCCGCTGCACTTACGCTGGCCGTTGCCGGTGCGGCCAATGCCGAAACACTGCGCTGGGCGCGCGTTGGCGATGCGCTGACGCTGGACCCGCACAGCCAGAACGAAGGCCCGACCCATACGCTGAACCACCATATCTATGAAACGCTGGTCGGTCGCGCGGTTGATGGTAGCCTGACCCCGCGCCTTGCCACCGAATGGGGCATCAGCGAAGAAGATGACACAATCTGGGTGTTCCAGATCCGCGAAGGTGTCACCTTCCATGACGGCACGCCCATGACCGCAGAAGATGTCGTCTTCTCGCTTGACCGCGCGCGCACGCCGCCATCGGGCATGGCCGCCTTGCATGCCGCAGTGGAAGAAGTGACTGCCGTGGATGACACCACAGTGCATGTGCGTCTGTCCGGTCCGGCGCCCCTGTATGTGCAGAACCTGACCAACACCTTCATCATGTCCAAGGCATGGGCCGAAGAAAACAGCATCGAGGTTGCGCCCAATTTCGCGGCGGGCGAAGAAGCGCATTCCGTGCGCAACACCAACGGCACCGGCCCCTATATGCTGGTCGAACGTGACCCCGAAGTGCGCACCGTGCTACAGGTTTTTGACGGGCACTGGGATGATGCACCAGAAGTGACCGAAATTATCTATACCCCGATTTCCGAAGCCGCGACCCGCGTTGCGGCCCTGCTGTCGGGCGAAGTTGACGTGGTGCAGGATGTTCCGGTGCAAGACATTGCGCGGCTGGAGCAGACAGACGGCATCAAGGTTGTGCGCGGGCCGGAAAACCGCAACATCTTTTTCAGCTATGACATGACATCGGACCGTCTGGCCACATCAGATGCCGAAGACAACCCCTTCGCCAAGCCCGAAGTGCGCGAAGCGATGGCCCTGTCGCTGGACCGCAACGCCATTCGTCAGGTGGTGATGCGCGGTGAATCGCAGCCATCAGCCGCGCCCTTGCCGCCGTTTGTGAATGGCTGGACCGAAGAACTGGATGCGTTCGGTGAACCCGATTACGCGCGTGCGGCAGAACTGGTGGCCGAAGCGGGCTATCCCAACGGGTTTACCGTTGACCTGAACTGCCCCAATGACCGCTACCTGAACGACGAAGCGATCTGTCAGGCATTGGTGGGGATGCTGGCGCGCGCCAATATCCGCGTCAATCTGGTGTCGCAGACACGTTCGCTGCACTTCCCGCTGATCGAGAACTGGGATACCGATTTCTACATGCTGGGTTGGGGTGTGCCGACCTTCGACAGCCAGTATGTGTTCGATTTCCTTGTGCACACGCGCGAAGGGTCTTACGGCTCCTTCAATGGCACGCGCTATTCGAACCCCGAACTGGATGCCAAGATCCAGTCGCTGGCAACCATGACCGATCTGGAAGCGCGCGATGCCGTGATCGCCGAAATCTGGGAAGAAGTGATGGAAGAACGCATCTTCCTGAACGTGCATAACCAGATGCTGGCCTATGCCATGCGTGACGGGATCACGCTGGACGTGCATCCTGAAAACCAGCCGCGCATGACAACGGTGACATTCGACTAA
- a CDS encoding efflux RND transporter permease subunit, whose product MNISAPFIKRPVGSTVLGLMIVLLGLMGAFGLQTRQYPQVDETVITVTTIYPGASAELIQGFVTAPISAAVASAEGVDYITSQSRPSASVVTVNMALGQDPDIALTEVMSKVQEVRSRLPSDAQDPNIVKGTGQTFATMYLAVQNPAMSAEQVTEYIERVIVPRMSTIEGVAESQVMGAANYAMRVWIDPVRLAGQGLTAAEVAQAINAANFLAAPGRTRNELVSYAIDIDSTLQTPETFGQLPLSGSGNDVVRLSDVARVELAAASTDMVVSFDGQPGTFIGVFPNPAANPLDVAAAVMAELPAIQASLPDGMTMEMMYDATEQISASINEVLVTIVLATAIVALIILLFLGSVRSVSIPLVAIPLSLVGVLFMLFVAGYSINLLTLLAMVLAIGLVVDDAIIVVENVQRHIENGQTPLQAAFTSMRELSVAIISMMMTLIAVFVPLFFIGGLTGALFREFAVALAGAVFISGVVALTISPMMAARVLRAGGGGNRFQAMLDRGFGRLEIWYARRLTSTLRFTPVTMLIVVVLTGVTGFLFTKTSSELAPEEDIGALFSFVNAPSYATIDYTSHYIADMAARTSDLPELRANFSIVGFGGATNSGIMLWAFDDWADRDRSQAEIQQDLQARLAPIAGVQAFVFAPPSLPGAGGGLPISLVVQSTGDPSEVYEMSERIKQAAEASGRFLVVQNSMSFDTMQVVVSIDRDRAAALNIPANQIGSALGLLVGDGAIAQFDRDSKSYDIIMQVPQEYRDNPERLGEFHIRSMSGEMVPLSAVTDISTAVAPQSIEQFNQLNSATLTAMPMIGTSTGDGLAALEDIARAELADGFFLDYAGQSRLEQSEGNTIVLAFALAIVVIYLVLAAQFESLRDPFIVLMSVPLSIFGVIVPLNLGLGTLNIYTQVGLITLIGLITKHGILLVEFANQLRRDKGHDRAGAIITSARLRLRPILMTTAATALGVVPLMVASGAGAAARFSMGLVIFSGITIGTLFTLFVVPAFYILISRKTLVAQVQDLSQQPAQ is encoded by the coding sequence ATGAATATTTCCGCCCCGTTCATCAAACGCCCCGTCGGGTCCACCGTTCTGGGGTTGATGATTGTCCTGCTGGGCCTGATGGGTGCATTCGGGTTGCAAACCCGCCAATACCCGCAGGTGGATGAAACCGTCATTACAGTGACGACAATCTACCCCGGTGCATCGGCGGAATTGATTCAGGGCTTTGTCACCGCGCCGATTTCTGCCGCTGTCGCATCGGCCGAAGGGGTGGATTACATCACCAGCCAGTCACGGCCATCGGCGTCGGTTGTGACGGTGAACATGGCATTGGGGCAAGACCCCGACATTGCCCTGACCGAAGTTATGTCCAAGGTGCAGGAGGTCCGCTCACGCCTGCCATCGGACGCGCAAGACCCCAATATTGTCAAAGGCACGGGCCAGACATTCGCAACCATGTATCTGGCCGTTCAGAACCCCGCCATGAGTGCCGAGCAGGTCACCGAATATATAGAACGCGTGATCGTCCCGCGCATGTCCACCATCGAAGGGGTGGCTGAATCGCAGGTGATGGGGGCTGCGAATTACGCAATGCGGGTCTGGATTGACCCTGTGCGCCTTGCCGGTCAGGGCCTGACGGCGGCCGAAGTTGCGCAGGCCATCAATGCCGCCAATTTTCTGGCCGCACCGGGGCGCACCCGCAATGAACTTGTAAGCTATGCGATTGACATCGATTCCACGCTGCAAACGCCCGAAACCTTTGGCCAGTTGCCGCTGTCGGGGTCTGGCAATGATGTCGTGCGGCTAAGTGATGTGGCGCGCGTGGAACTGGCGGCGGCCAGCACCGACATGGTGGTGTCATTCGACGGGCAGCCCGGCACGTTTATTGGTGTGTTCCCGAACCCTGCGGCCAACCCGCTGGATGTGGCAGCGGCGGTGATGGCGGAACTGCCCGCCATTCAGGCCAGCCTGCCCGATGGCATGACCATGGAAATGATGTATGACGCAACCGAACAGATTTCGGCGTCCATCAACGAAGTGCTGGTCACGATTGTTCTGGCGACTGCGATTGTCGCGCTGATTATCTTGCTGTTTCTGGGGTCGGTGCGGTCGGTGTCCATCCCGCTGGTGGCGATCCCGCTGTCGCTGGTGGGTGTGTTGTTCATGCTGTTTGTGGCGGGGTATTCGATAAACCTGCTGACATTGCTGGCCATGGTTCTGGCCATCGGGCTGGTGGTGGATGATGCCATCATCGTGGTGGAAAACGTGCAGCGCCATATCGAGAACGGGCAAACCCCGTTGCAGGCGGCTTTCACATCTATGCGCGAATTGTCCGTGGCCATCATTTCGATGATGATGACGCTGATTGCGGTGTTTGTGCCGCTGTTTTTCATCGGCGGGCTGACGGGCGCGCTGTTTCGTGAATTTGCCGTGGCGCTGGCGGGTGCGGTGTTCATATCGGGTGTGGTCGCGCTGACCATATCGCCCATGATGGCGGCGCGTGTGCTGCGCGCGGGCGGCGGTGGCAACAGGTTTCAGGCAATGCTGGACCGTGGCTTTGGCCGTCTGGAAATATGGTATGCACGCCGCCTGACATCGACATTGCGGTTCACGCCGGTGACGATGTTGATTGTGGTTGTGCTGACAGGTGTGACGGGGTTTTTGTTCACCAAAACATCAAGCGAACTGGCCCCCGAAGAAGATATCGGCGCGCTGTTTTCGTTTGTGAACGCGCCATCCTATGCAACCATCGACTATACCAGCCATTATATCGCGGATATGGCCGCGCGCACGTCTGACCTGCCGGAATTGCGGGCGAATTTTTCAATCGTGGGCTTTGGTGGCGCGACCAATAGCGGCATTATGCTTTGGGCCTTCGATGACTGGGCCGACAGGGACCGCAGCCAGGCCGAAATCCAGCAGGATTTGCAGGCGCGTCTGGCCCCGATTGCAGGGGTGCAGGCCTTCGTCTTTGCGCCCCCCAGTCTGCCGGGTGCGGGCGGTGGTTTGCCGATTTCGCTGGTCGTTCAGTCCACAGGCGACCCGTCCGAAGTCTATGAAATGTCCGAGCGTATCAAGCAAGCGGCAGAGGCATCGGGGCGTTTTCTGGTGGTGCAGAATTCCATGTCCTTTGACACCATGCAGGTTGTGGTGTCGATTGACCGTGACCGCGCCGCTGCGCTGAACATTCCCGCCAACCAGATCGGGTCTGCCCTTGGCCTGCTGGTGGGCGACGGGGCCATCGCGCAGTTTGACCGCGATTCCAAAAGCTATGACATCATCATGCAGGTGCCGCAGGAATACCGCGACAACCCCGAACGGCTGGGCGAATTCCATATCCGGTCCATGTCGGGTGAAATGGTGCCCCTGTCGGCTGTGACAGACATCAGCACCGCCGTGGCACCCCAGTCGATTGAACAGTTCAACCAGTTGAATTCCGCAACCCTGACCGCCATGCCGATGATCGGCACATCCACGGGCGACGGGCTGGCCGCGCTGGAAGATATTGCGCGCGCCGAACTGGCAGACGGGTTCTTTCTGGATTACGCAGGCCAGTCGCGGCTGGAGCAGTCCGAAGGCAACACCATCGTGCTTGCCTTCGCGCTGGCGATTGTCGTGATTTATCTGGTGCTGGCCGCACAGTTTGAAAGCCTGCGTGATCCGTTCATCGTGCTGATGTCGGTGCCTTTGTCCATTTTCGGGGTGATTGTGCCGCTGAATCTGGGGTTGGGGACGCTGAATATCTATACACAGGTCGGGCTTATCACACTGATCGGGTTGATCACCAAACACGGCATTTTGCTGGTGGAATTCGCCAACCAGTTGCGCCGCGACAAGGGGCATGACCGCGCGGGCGCGATCATCACATCGGCGCGGTTGCGCCTGCGCCCGATCCTGATGACAACGGCGGCAACAGCGCTTGGCGTTGTGCCGCTGATGGTGGCCAGCGGGGCCGGGGCTGCGGCGCGGTTTTCGATGGGTCTGGTGATTTTTTCGGGCATTACCATCGGCACGCTGTTCACGCTGTTTGTGGTGCCGGCCTTCTATATCCTGATTTCACGCAAGACCCTTGTGGCGCAGGTTCAGGATTTGTCGCAACAGCCAGCACAATGA